A segment of the Trifolium pratense cultivar HEN17-A07 linkage group LG7, ARS_RC_1.1, whole genome shotgun sequence genome:
TTCCAATTTCATTCATCCTTGTTTTTGCTACTGTAGGtctttttgcttttgttttctTGTACCCTCTACGTGTTTTGATAAGTTGACAATATTTTCAAAGTTATAGCATTTCGTCCCTTCATTCCACACATCTCTTGTAATTTTAAGTTGtaacaatttaattatttacttttgtttcaaaataaagGGTACTTTAGAAATCTAGCTAAGATATAATTGACGGTTTGCAACGACATCATTTACTAGTACTAATAATATATTCTTAATTCTTTTTTACAAAATTGTATATTCTTAAAGAGTATTCAGTATTCGGTCTGAAtataaaagcaataaaaaaaacacttcgTGTTAATTAAggatattatttaatattttaaaatgttctTGATTTGAATAGAAATATATATTTGGAGTTTAATTTTAATACACCCAGTGTAAACATTGTTAACCGATCATAACCACTCATGTTTGTGACTTTaaaagtgaaaagaaaatagaatatGCGCTCAtaggtgtaaaattattttacacggtCATCCAATGATAATGATTTTTAGTAgacgtcagtgtaaaattaaaaGGAGAAACAAAAaggaagagttttttttttttttttttgtgtttgtcaAGTTTCATGCATAAATTAGTCTTTTCTATTTATATTAGTCTTTTCTATCAATAATGAATTAATTTTAATGGTAAGAAATGTGAACATTTTATATTCAAAATCACACCTCAGTTAATATATGGCGTAGATCCAGATGATTGATGGAAGAAACACCAAATATATCCCAAACTTCTCGCTCCCGAGCTACATATCTATCGCGGCTAAAAATCTCATGATACTAAATGTCTTTAATTTATGCTACACTGacccaatatttttttatcacattCACAGGTTACATTAGTGAGTGTTAAATAAAAATTCGACGGTATAGATTTTAAATCTCAATTATTTTAACTTCttggaaaaaatatttaaagcatAAACCAACAATGAAATCTAATACAATGTTAATCTTACCAACTAAGAATCTATGGAATTCTACACTAATctaagaaaacaataaaaattactctaaaatataaaagataattttcttcattttctctttttatatagTTTCTGCTATTACACAATCTTTTCTCATTcgaatatttaatttttttatttttaaaggagATAAGGTTTTAGTAATAATACATaagtttaaataatatttttaaataagagTATAATTGGAATAAAGAAGTAATAATTTGTTCCATTCCGTTTAATTTCTAAATAATGGAAATGAAATATTATTTCATTCCGTCCTAAAATATCCAAACAGCGGAATGAAAGTTTTATTCTATTACGTTTcgttccactccattccattttattttattccacTCTGCTCCGTTATGTTTCATCAATCCAAATAGAGCCTTAATGAATAATAACTTAAATGGACttaaaagtctttttttttctttttcgacATAAACCGGATATCATCTGCGTGGAACTGCAGAGATTAATTTCTCGAGTCTTGTGGATTTAATATAAGTGACAAATTCTCACTAAAAtttttaacactgctgcatgAGAAAGTCAGAAATTGAACTCAATaccttaattaaaataaatgagaTATGTATATCTCATCTAAAGTACGTCTTAAAATCCAACTAAATAATCTAATATAATAAATGTTCTAACAACGATATAAATTCTCCtcctaaattatttaattaactagatctaatcattttcttattttattcacCACTAATTTAATCTGGTTTTGGGTCAGTTCTGTTATCAAATGCTTTCAGCCtcctctcgatcgcagttgcgggggatcgaactgcggtcctccctactaaattcagcgtcaatcatcactgaactaACTAATAATTGCTGATCTAattcttttctttaatttatgaGGTTGTTGAGAGTCAGAGGACAACCAGATTACGGAAATTGCTGGCTAATAAGCACTAAGCACCAGCAAACTACTACCTCACATCATATCCACATCGTTTAGCTGGGATTTTCCTTTTTCACTATTATTCAACATTTTCTATCTTGGCGCTGCTTCCCCCAATTAAAGTTCCACTTTCCTCTTGTTATAGCTTTTTTATGAGAGAAGATTCTCAGCAATGCAGTTTAGCAAGTTATACTCatatcatttttaattatttatcaaattatttatcaaataattaaaagaataaaataaaaaatttaaattttgtgagtgtgaccaataaattatatttggtGACATGACCATATAAGAATAATTTTGTGTCATCTCAACCATTTAATGTAGTTTACCTCAACTGCAACCCCTCTGCAGCAACGTATGCAGTTCTATTTTGAGCTGTTTATTAATACCAACAGCTgagattaaacaaaaaaaattatattgagctATTGTTTAGCATTATCTTTAAAAAATTTCGATCCAATTTTATACGGTTTAAATTGAATCGATTTTTAGATATCCAAACTATAAATGGTAattcttttattaaatattaatattataacggcgcgataaaataataagtttgacgtaaaatataacattttcttGAGtaagtaaaatataacatatcatatattaataattaatattttgaaataacaattatcaattatatttaaaacgtataaaatagtaaaaaaaaacgataaaattaaacaaataagtagtatttttttacataaactaATAAGTAGTATTAAGAGAATTAAAATCAACAAGGAATAGATTAATATATtgtactaataaaaaatttaaaaagtattaaaatatacGGATgcgattttataaaaaaaaatatgtatacgATTTGATTCGATTTtgatcaattttaaaaatttaattcaaaattcaatccaatccaacaatttacactaaaaaaaatccaaatacattaaaaaaatattcgattttttttgttgtgattttcaattttttagatCGTAAAGACAAACAACTTTGTGTCCCCAATTGAGTGAAGACTGAAGAGTAAAAGACAAACAAATTTGTGATGCATTTAAATCGTTTTATACTTTTCTCTTCTGTGCCCCCACGTCTGTTCCTGTCTCTGTCTGTACAAATTTACAAAACtaactttttaattaaaattgccAATTACAGTACAAGGTTAGATTTCATCATTGGATCATTAAagcaattttaattaaaaggtTAGTTTTGTAGTAATCATGAATAAGTTAATTTTCAAATGGGGTAAAACACAGTATACATGCAAGATTATTTTACTACTTATGTATCATGAACAAGTTAATTTTCATCGTTGGATTAGGATTTATGTGATTTGTTGATCAAATAGTGTAAAACACTCTTATGCATGATACAAGATTATTTTACTTgcaaaaaaatagttttttttggtaTACTAAACAATGTTTTTCGGGCACTTGGTAAGccaaagaaaaaaaggaaattatggacaaaattaatgttgaaaatataatttttacatttttaaaatattaaatatacaagtttcaaaatgaaattttcttgtCAATATACTTAATTAGTGTTTCAAAAACACcgtttagcattttttttaaaaaaaaatacttatccAGGCCAACTCACACCACCTCAATTTTTTAACACGTTAAAAATTAGGCAGACAAACTTGAATGGTTGAGCTCAAAATTTCAACTCACTCTGccttacttttaaattttacacGGTAATATAATTATTTCTGATGGCCCGATCAAAATGAttgaaattaaataatataaaatttgtctACATGCATGAAGCAGTTACAACAGTGGATCCAAATATATCTCAATCCAATTAGTGAAAAGTtcaatatttataaaatgtGAAGGAGATATTTTACACCAATTCATGAAGATACAGTCACAAATCCAGTTGAGAACTAGAACTAGAACTAGAACTAGAACTAGGAAGGACTGTGGCACAAAATTTATCTGCTATCCATTTTTTCAGAATAATAAAAAGAAGACTGTGGTGCTTGAGGAACCAAGATAGTATcaaaaggagaagaagaaaaagaagaagaggaatCAATGAAATCTTCAAACTTCCAACCAGGGATAGTGTTTATCAAGTACTCCGATATGGTGAAACTACCAGCTTCTTCATTGTTTGTAATTACCAAACTACCCTTGCTAATAGCAGCAGGAGGAGCAGGAGGAGCAGGAGAGAGTGATGTATCAGCATGAGAGAGCAGTTTAATCCCACTCAGAAGAAACCTATTATGCTTCTTTGTGTGTTCATTGGCAGCATGAGTCTTCAAATCACAATCTTTGCATACAATCGCTCTATCTTCTTGACAAAAAACAAATCCTTTTCTTTCCTACAAACATTAAACAAAGAATTAAACTCAACATCATCATATAGTTAAGTAAAATGTACTATTGCTTAACAAAATACGTCGGTAAATCCAAACATTTTTTGGATTCTTTTAGCTCCTATTTTTGTTACGCACGAGagtacatatatttttttattagaatggAAAAGAACGAATTGTAAAGAAGTTACATGACAAATATCACAGAGAGGTAAATGGTTGGGAGAATTGAGGTCGTTGAGAGAGAAGCGATGGTGTTTAGAGGCGAGCTTGTTAGCATGATGGACACGGTGGTCGCAGGCGGAGCATAAGGCAGCTTCGTCCGCGGTGCAGAACAAAGAAGCTTGGTGTTTGTTACACACGTCACACTGGATCTTCATATTTTAGTATGTACGAATGTATGTGTACTACAATATATAATCAATCGTTCACTTAGTTACTATAATACATCTGAATCTCATCATAAATATCCGACCAGCCAGCCAAGACAAGAAACAATGacgaatttaatttaaattgacAGATGCAGAGATACATGGTCACCCATATTTGTATCCATATATATATGGCAGATCAAAGTACTACACCACTAATGTTATTTTATactaataaattttataaaatttatttttgaattccAGGTTTATATCAGATAGATTATCTTTGCAAAAGtttactaaaatataaaattatttgatatattattgaaacTTATTAAAATTAACGTCTTACGTGCTTTTGTTGAACATTGTGTTAATCTTAATATgtatcaataatatatcaaatgattttagattttagtAACATCTTGCgataataatttatatgatataaactttttaaattaacgatcaactttataaaatttatattagttaAATATTATTGACTCAACTGTCAAATACTGATATTGTAAATGCTAGGTTGAACGTCTATTGTCTTAAAAGTACACATTATTTAAATTTTCCATCTTTTACATTTTGTGTGTATATATCTAAATAGTGTGCCCAAGTCTTTATGAGGAGacaataatttctattttttaaagtaatttagtgactagaaatttcaccattAATAATTTCTTGTTCATGCAATCCTAACTTCAATTTTAGTAATTCAGTCcaacaattttcaatttcaaatgaGGCCTAAGGGTAGCATAATATATTGGGCATTTTTTGTTAGTGTAATGTGTAAAAATAAGTGATTGATGTCAAGTGgcactaaaaattaaattattttgtaaaaatcctaatttcaatttttttttaccaccagtATCCTGCACACTGGACCGTCTAATTTAgtttgggggtcagttctggcatcaagtgatttcaaccTCCCTCTCGATCGTAGTTACAAGGAATCGAATTGTGGTTCTCCCTGTCAAGTCCAACGTCAATCACGACTAACAGTTGGTCAAATTCAATCTTTAGATGAAgcaatttttaatttgattttactATGAATTATTGAGGCTCTTCCGGAGAACtaaagaattaaaaaagaaagtgatATGTCAATATGTCATTGTTCTACCTGGTGGTGGATAAGCTATCTCATTGCGGACGGTCTTAACATCACTATTATCAATCTATACATATCACTTGTATAATCCTTAGAAAATATGAGAACATGTTTTGTTAATTCATGTTGTCAAAGATAGTACAGACAAAATTGATTGTTTTCATTTATTTCGATTAAATTATGGGTTTAGTCgtaattttttttgctacaTGTGAGATAATTCCTCTGTTCCTCCTCCTCATGCTTCAACTTTcaacttgtttttcttttcaataaaaaaaaaaaaagtaactctCAACTTCCTTTTTGAAATGAGTAATGTTATTGGAACAACTTTTGATACGGAGTGTTTAAAACCGTACGAAATGTATACTTTTATACGAATTACAAAATGTATAAACATACTTGCACAAGACTAATCCATAATACCTCTTCGATGTGCTGAGCATGTGAAGAACATGCAAAGGAGAGAAAGATAACAACCGtgcaatttttatatgaaaagtTAATAAGAATGAGTATCTATCTAGTAATCTTTTAAAAAGATGTAAAACATTAAACTTTGATGGCAAATTTTATGTTCTCAAAAAACGTTGTGGTCCTCACTAGTATAGAGCAattaaaagagagaaaaaaactaCTCTATGAACTTACTTTCCCTCATCCCTAGAGTTAGGGATGTACACTAATCCAATTTCACCAGACACATTATTCGATCTAGTCAAATTTTCTCAATTTGGGACGAGgaaaaacttcaatttttttatcaaattcaaCCACGTCATAAGTATGTTAGTTTTGATCGACGATAAgacataaaaaaagaaatataatcaGATGGTATTTTATTCTACAACACACAGGATGACAGGAACACCCTTATCTAGTTCATATGTTTTGTAGCACCTGCCTCATTTGTCTCTACTGTATTATCTCAGAATATCAGGAGGAAAAAGATTCAGATTCTGGGTTCTCACAAAACTTTGGGGTTGAAGAGTTACCTACTCTCGCACGCAAAGGAACATGGGGGAGTAAAAGAGCTGCACAAGACTAATTCCGGGAAAAACACATCATCAATAAAATCAATGACATACATCAGGGCCACTCCTTACCAAAAATCAGAAAGCACGTAAAACAAGCACCTTCTATGTTAATGGACCTCTTTGTATCATTTACAATCGTACTAAAAGGTCGGAAAATTGTCAGTACTATGATCCAACTGCTACTGCTTCATACGACTTTCATTTATCTCGAATATGAATTGTTTGCCCTTCAACTGCAAAATAagccatttattttatttgagacTTGCAGGGTTTAACAAAAACACAACCAAACATATATGAAATAAGGAGCTAGCCATAATAAGATCATACCTCAATCAGATAACTAGAATCCAATCTTTGAGTTTGACCAGTGTGcaattctttttcatttatcaGCATCAAACACCTTCCAACATTTTTAATGTAGAACGatccatctttgtccatctttaTGATTGCCTAAATCATAACAAGGCAAAAGTTTAATTTATACGTCGAGGTCGATATATATTTGGTAATGAATACACACCTCTGCATTCCTACTATTTCAACATAAAGTATGCCAACAATAAAGCATTCCAACTTCAGTAAGAAGAATGTTGTATAAACTAGTTATACTTTGTCAATAACTAAATATAACCAACCTGGCGTCTAGATATTAGATTGCTACACCCTCCTTTGCCTAAGTCAATATCTACATGAGCACCTTCTGTTGCTCGTCCAAGTAAAACCTGCAGTACGATTTGCACCATCATTAAAAGCATGGTGCAACAGTTAAAGTTAATTTGTGTTATCACAGAAAATATTGAccctttcaaatttcaaaataaaacataaacaaaatgtGTATTTTAGTTGGGgcactttttcaaaaaatacgTATTTACAGTTGCAAAACAGGTCTTTTCGGAAGAATTCATTCTCCCTCATTcttcatatattaaatatgaattttagaatcatgcatgtcatgtgacaatgaatatatatatatatattagaatacaAAATGCTAATAAATTTTAACCAGTGTtacatttaaaattatttataaaataaatgaattttaaaTAATCACATAgaatttttcatcattttttggAAAAACTATAAATTCCACTAGTTATAACTTTAAACAAGTAACACCATCAGCTTTAGTctcttttgtattttattttctttcatttcttatatatatatatatatatatatatatatatatatatatatatatatatatatatatatatatatatatatatatatatatatatataaaccaaaaaatatatttgtattatttttcattattttatcttCACATTCACCATTTCACTAGTTAGAGCTAGAACTCCTGATTATTAGTTgttttgaagtttgaactacTTAGCTTTTTGAGTCaagttgtttttaatttctgttttttgcTTTATTAGATGTTTGAATTTGAGATTTTCAGATTAATGTCGgtcaatttttttgtaatatcaAGTagcttttatttgtgttttatgtttttattttatatataattacttattttaaCCGCTTTGCTATCCAATATTTCTCATATTGATTTTTTGGCAATCCGCTATTTTTTGGTACTTATGCACTTTAAGTGCATCTTTAATGGTAATGTTGTTTGCTTCGAAAGAAGTTCATATTATTGTACCATTTTAGCTCTTTGCTTTATTATtctaaggaaaatgctaaacaatacccggggcactggttaaggatatcaatatggaaactttatctcgtaaattgtgcatttaatgcttaaaatgtataaagttattctctctcatcattactTTTGccatttatttccttttttagtatgcttaacaagtaccctgggggcactgtttagcatgacccttattcTAAACATGTCATGTTCATATTTGAGCATTATGGCCTGACATAACAGAAAATATGTGAACCtacccctctctctctctctatatatatatatatatatatatatatatagaaatgcatgtgattttttttacggtagtgaaattattacaaaaaatgACATTAGCTTGTTATACTTTAAGTATTCAAAAAGTAATAATCGGAAAATATATCCGAACGTGTAACTCAAGGAAGTGACAAATACC
Coding sequences within it:
- the LOC123898686 gene encoding B-box zinc finger protein 21-like, giving the protein MKIQCDVCNKHQASLFCTADEAALCSACDHRVHHANKLASKHHRFSLNDLNSPNHLPLCDICHERKGFVFCQEDRAIVCKDCDLKTHAANEHTKKHNRFLLSGIKLLSHADTSLSPAPPAPPAAISKGSLVITNNEEAGSFTISEYLINTIPGWKFEDFIDSSSSFSSSPFDTILVPQAPQSSFYYSEKMDSR